AGCTTTCTTTAAATCTTGAAGATTATCAGAAGGAAAACCTAGAAGTTCGGCAGAAATATAGGCTTCACAAACGATACCAATAGCAATAGCTTCACCATGAGTTAAGTTTTCTTTAGCTGAGCTTTCTAAAAAATGAGACTCAATACCGTGCCCAATTGTATGCCCCCAATTTAAAACTTTACGAATACTTTGTTCTGTAGGATCCTCTAAAACAACCTCGTTTTTAATTTCAATAGAACGATGAATTAAGTCAATAATATTCAAATCTGCATTATCTTTAATCTCATTAAAAAGGCGAATATCATGTGTCATCCCGTATTTAATAATCTCAGCAGTACCAGATCTAATTTCACGAGCAATAAGTGTTTGTAAATATTCTGGATCAAGTACAATCATTTCAGGATTAGCAAACAAACCAATTTGATTTTTTAAAACACCTAAATCAACTCCAGTTTTACCACCAACAGAAGCATCAACCATGCTAAGTAGGGTAGTGGGAATATTAATAAAATCGATTCCACGTTTAAAAGTAGAAGCAACAAAACCACCTAAATCAGTAATAACACCACCCCCTAAGGTAATTAATAAGCTTTTTCTGTCGGCACCTAATTCGGTCATGGCATTCCAAACACCAACACAAGTTTCTATGTTTTTGTTAATTTCACCAGCCTCAATCTGAATTACTTCTATTGGTTTATCTGTTTCTAATAATTGTATAAATCGAGGATAACAATGTTCAAGAGTATTGTCATCAACCAGCATAAAGATAGATGAATAATTGTTTTTACGAATTAAGTTCGTTAACTCGTTATATGCCTTTTCATTAAAATGAATAGGGTATGTTACAGCTTGAATAGTAGTCATTGTAATCTATAATTTAGAGGCGAAAATAAATAGAAAAAATTAAAATAATATGATTACAGTCAGTTATATTTGTCTTTACAAACTATAGATTAAATTTTTTTAGTAATGACACTTTTTAATAATACAGAAACGGCTTTTAAATTAAAATCAGACTCAGAGTTAGAGCGTGCTTATTTTTTATTTAGAATGATACAAAACCAACCAATGGTTCGTATTGGTACAGCGGTAACTAATTTTGCATTAAAAGCACACTTGCCTGTTGAAGGATTAATTCGTTCTACGGTTTTTGATCATTTTTGTGGAGGTGTAACAGAAGATGATTGTTTACCTGTAATAGATAAAATGTTTACAAAAGGTAAAGTACATAGTGTGTTAGATTATTCTGTAGAAGGAAAAGAAGAAGAAGAAAGTTTTGATGATGTATTAAGAATGACATTAAAAACAATTGATTTTGCTGAAGAAAAAAAATCGATACCCTATGCTGTTTTTAAACCAACCGGATTTGGACGTTTTGCTTTGTACCAAAAGTTAACAGAGAAAAAAGAATTAACGGTAGAAGAAAAATCTGAATGGATTAAAGTAGTAGAACGTTTTCATACAGTTTGTAAATTAGCTG
This genomic stretch from Tenacibaculum sp. Bg11-29 harbors:
- the aroB gene encoding 3-dehydroquinate synthase, with the translated sequence MTTIQAVTYPIHFNEKAYNELTNLIRKNNYSSIFMLVDDNTLEHCYPRFIQLLETDKPIEVIQIEAGEINKNIETCVGVWNAMTELGADRKSLLITLGGGVITDLGGFVASTFKRGIDFINIPTTLLSMVDASVGGKTGVDLGVLKNQIGLFANPEMIVLDPEYLQTLIAREIRSGTAEIIKYGMTHDIRLFNEIKDNADLNIIDLIHRSIEIKNEVVLEDPTEQSIRKVLNWGHTIGHGIESHFLESSAKENLTHGEAIAIGIVCEAYISAELLGFPSDNLQDLKKAIIAIYGKVIILEEDFSAIMELMKHDKKNVAGEINFVLLKNYEDFKIDCKVPSELIIDSLKYYNL